From the Anopheles coustani chromosome X, idAnoCousDA_361_x.2, whole genome shotgun sequence genome, one window contains:
- the LOC131269102 gene encoding forkhead box protein E1 — translation MLNVCADLVQFDQYSLQLYNYAMVERFRSNQFFNYGNFVADSRTLSRFFKPTLPPNPVEAASAAAAAAAAAAAAGSALLADAGKLSSQAPKPQYSYIGLIAIAILSSPEKKLVLSDIYQHILDNYSYFRSRGPGWRNSIRHNLSLNDCFIKAGRSAHGKGHYWAVHPANVEDFLKGDFRRRKAQRKVRRHMGLTSDDDIYDNSSPRQFFPAINSPPPPPPGQQAAAAHQVGPPPPPSAHQPPQLHQPSLVHPVHPAHLYLGPGSATATATSAAAAAAAAAAAAAAAAAAASAVGSSSAAAAAAAVSAPSSQAAKLSFAVGLGGEADGHHHHHQQQAHQAAILHHHSLQQQQQQQQQQQHLHQHHHQHQHHHHHHHHHHQTTAAAIIMRNTMESFSRKRQFDVESLLRPDDSSDERDGPFELKRPRPLCSPASSSQSPSPLPFGAAGGTLALTQPPPKASPPGSLAKPNQN, via the coding sequence ATGTTGAACGTGTGCGCCGACCTGGTGCAGTTCGACCAGTACAGCCTGCAGCTGTACAACTACGCCATGGTGGAGCGGTTCCGGTCGAACCAGTTCTTCAACTACGGCAACTTCGTGGCCGACTCGCGCACCCTGTCGCGCTTCTTCAAGCCCACCCTGCCGCCGAACCCGGTCGAGGCGGCGtcagcagccgccgccgccgccgcagccgccgcagccgccggCAGTGCGCTGCTGGCCGACGCGGGCAAACTGTCGTCGCAGGCGCCCAAGCCGCAGTACAGCTACATCGGGCTGATCGCGATCGCCATCCTCAGCTCGCCGGAGAAGAAGCTCGTCCTGTCCGACATCTATCAGCACATACTGGATAACTATTCGTACTTCCGCAGCCGCGGGCCGGGTTGGCGCAACTCCATCCGCCACAACCTCTCGCTGAACGACTGCTTCATCAAGGCGGGCCGGAGTGCGCACGGCAAGGGCCACTACTGGGCGGTCCATCCGGCGAACGTCGAGGACTTCCTCAAGGGTGACTTCCGGCGGCGGAAGGCGCAGCGTAAGGTCCGCCGCCATATGGGGCTCACCTCGGACGATGACATCTACGACAACAGCAGCCCGAGGCAGTTCTTCCCCGCTATCAACtccccgccgccgccgccaccaggCCAGCAGGCCGCCGCTGCCCATCAGGTggggccgccgccgccaccgtcaGCGCATCAGCCGCCACAGCTCCACCAGCCGTCGCTCGTACATCCGGTGCACCCAGCGCATCTCTACCTGGGCCCGGGCTCGGCGACGGCCACCGCAACCTCAGCCGCTgcagccgccgctgccgccgcagcagccgccgcagccgccgccgccgctgccagCGCCGTCGGTTCGAGCTCCGCTgcagccgcagcagccgcCGTTTCCGCACCATCCTCGCAGGCCGCCAAACTGTCGTTCGCCGTCGGGCTAGGCGGCGAAGCGGACggacatcaccatcatcaccagcaaCAGGCTCACCAGGCGGCCATCCTGCACCATCACagcctccagcagcagcagcagcagcagcagcagcaacagcatctccatcagcaccatcatcaacatcaacaccaccatcatcaccaccatcaccatcatcaaacAACGGCTGCGGCCATCATCATGCGCAACACGATGGAGAGCTTCTCCCGCAAGCGCCAGTTCGACGTCGAGTCGCTGTTACGGCCGGACGACAGCTCCGACGAGCGGGACGGCCCGTTCGAGCTGAAGCGACCCCGGCCCCTCTGCTCCCCGGCCAGCTCCAGCCAGAGTCCTTCGCCGCTGCCCTTCGGAGCCGCCGGCGGCACCCTAGCGCTTACCCAGCCGCCACCGAAGGCGAGCCCTCCCGGGTCCCTTGCGAAGCCGAACCAAAACTGA